From Bacillota bacterium:
GGCTAAAATATGGGAAGCCATGGGAAGAGCTGCTTAAGGATACATTAATTGACCCTGCGGGTTTTCTGTAAATGGATCCACATCATGATGCAATCTCGCCGGACTATTTCTATTTATAGCAGCCAATCTCTTTAGCCTTCTGCAATGTTTTTTATGTTAAGGTTTCATTATATCTCCGGTAGGAGCTTTGTTCTTCAGCGTATGACCGCCTGCTTATTTTACAGCGTGAATGGGAATATATTGATAGCAATGCACTACATGGCATAATAGATATGTGAACTTGTTGTGGTGTGAACTTGTTGTGGGCCGGTAAGTTTTTGCCGATATTATTCTTGGTAAGAAAGACTTACCAATAAGGTGATGTTTTTAGGGGTTTTAGGGTTGAGTGAAAGGTATAAGTGGCGCCACAGCGGGTTGGATTAACTGTGGATCTGCAGTGATTAAGAGAGGGGAGGATAAATTGGAGGTGCAGATGCTACCCGGCCGCATTCCCATTTTTGACGTCAATGGCGAGATCGACCATTATGTAGTTCCAGAGCTCGAAAGCAAGATAATGGCGGTTATGGACGAGGGCCACGCATCCATTATCCTTGATTTTACCGATGTCAACTACATCGATAGCGCAGGTATTGCTCTTATTATCTTAGCCATTCAGAAGAGTGCTCCGCTAGGCGGCAAGATTGGACTTGTTGTAACGAACGAGAATGTCTTGAAGATACTTGAGATAGTTGGCATTACTAAGCTGGCTGAGGCATTTTCGCTTTATCGTTCAGTGGATGAGGCGCTGGCAGACATGATGAAAGAAAGCCGTTCTGGAGATTGATTAGCAGATGGTACGGAAGATTGAGTTCGAAATCCAAAGTGAAATGAAGAATCTTGCTGTCGTTAGGCAGAGGGTTGAGGAAATGGCTGCCGATTGTGGTTTCACGGATACCGACATTTATCAGATGAAAGTTGCTGTGAGTGAGGCGGTAGCAAATGCTATAGAACACGGTTCGCCTAATGGGCCGAGAAATCGCGTTCAGGTACTTATCGAATGCGACGGGGATAAGATAGTTATTGAAGTACTTGATCAGGGTATATTCAAAGCCAGGCTTCCCGTAACAGATGGCAGACCAAGCCATCGAGGCAGAGGGATATTTCTCATGACCGCATTGATGGACGAGGTTAATATAACTGAGCGGCAGGATGGAACACTTGTGCGTCTTGTCAAACTTAAAGAACCAGCTATGGAGAAAAAACAGCATGTCCTGTCCTAAATTTCTCCCCTTTCGCTAGGTTAAGTAATGTCTTTTATCCTAAAGCAAGCAGGCTTTACACACTTGATTTTCCACGTAAGTATTGCTAAAGTTTATATGCCGACCCGGATGGAGACGATTCTCGCAAAGTTTGCGCGACTGGGGTTTTGCTTTGAAAAACTAGAATAAAACCGGGCCCTTAGCTCAGCCGGTCAGAGCAGTGGACTCATAATCCATTGGTCGTAGGTTCGAATCCTACAGGGCCCACAAGCAAAACCACAGATAGAGGGCTTATGGCCCTCTACTTTTTATTTTTAATTTCTTCTCGTGGTAGCTGTATGGTAGCAAAAATCTGGTCTAGCTTCTCGGCGGCATCTTTTTCGGCATCGGGCAATAGGTGCCCGTAAATATCAAGTGTTTGTCTGATGTCTGAGTGTCCGAGCTGTCTTTGAACATATTTTATGTTTTGCCCTGCTGAGATCATGGCCGCTACGGTGTGCCTATTGAAGACCTCGAAGAAATTATCAAGACAGCTTGGCGAAAATGCCAAGAAGACAATTATTTTGGCGAGTTAGATGACCGTTATCTCACCAGCCTGACCGCTGACGAGGTCTATAGAGCACTTAACCCCTCTCGGATCGTCGAGAGCGCTGACGGCTGGGATTCTGAATTGATGATATGGTTTTGGCAGTTTGTTGCTGAACCAAACGGGATTAGGGCGGTGATAACTAATGACGGCGCAATCGTTTGGGATGAAGAGTTAATTGTCAAGGATGCCAATACTGGCAAGGCTACCACCGTTGAAAGTGGCGACAAAGACACAGTAACGGCAGCGATTGAAGAAAGCCAAAAGCATGTGGTTGAAAAGCCTGAAACTATGGTAGAATCTATACAAGAGACAAAGGAGGGTATAGATGAAGGAACCTCTAAGCCTGGGAGTACAGAGGTACATGGAACTGGCGAGAGCCCATTGGAAGGAGCATCGCCCGAAGATGTATCGGGAACTCAAAGCCAAAGGCCAGCTAGAACAGGCACTTCAGCGAGCAGCGGAGAACACGCTGGAAGCGAAATATCAAATAATAGATCATCTGAGGGAAGTGAATACACCGCCGCAGGACTTCGAGGAG
This genomic window contains:
- a CDS encoding STAS domain-containing protein; amino-acid sequence: MEVQMLPGRIPIFDVNGEIDHYVVPELESKIMAVMDEGHASIILDFTDVNYIDSAGIALIILAIQKSAPLGGKIGLVVTNENVLKILEIVGITKLAEAFSLYRSVDEALADMMKESRSGD
- a CDS encoding ATP-binding protein; the protein is MVRKIEFEIQSEMKNLAVVRQRVEEMAADCGFTDTDIYQMKVAVSEAVANAIEHGSPNGPRNRVQVLIECDGDKIVIEVLDQGIFKARLPVTDGRPSHRGRGIFLMTALMDEVNITERQDGTLVRLVKLKEPAMEKKQHVLS